Part of the Equus przewalskii isolate Varuska chromosome 27, EquPr2, whole genome shotgun sequence genome is shown below.
tctacGCGTTCTATATAACAGTAGCACAAGGGAGTTAAAAGCAGGAGGCATATTAAAACATAGCCACTTCTAAGCAGTCTGGATATTTCCTATCATAGAAAAGAAGTACCCTGCCCACAGATTCACATTAACATACACGGTACGTTAACATCAATCTCGGTACCGCACGCCGGGCCACGGGCGTGTGTGCGTGCGGGGTTGCAGGCTGCAGCAAACTCGCGAACAACAGTGTTCGGGGGGGGCACCACGTGGGACACACGTGACAATGAGGAATGAGGCTAATCTAATCTTTTACAGCCAGGAGTGTGCGGGGGTCTCCGGGAGCCGCCTGGGGGGGCTCCTGCGTGGTGCggccgtctgtccggcaggtcaGACACGCCCGTGGAGCCCCCACAACAGGGGCGTTCAGCACAGCCAGCCAGCCGACCGAAAATCAGAGCTGGAAAGAAACCGACGAGGAAGGAGGTTCCTCCACCTCGGTAATACTGTTTTTAGTCCAAAACTGAGGTTACTGGCTCTGGAGTTCAAAAAGCATTTTATGCCGTAAGAACGGAACGAGAGCAAGAAGATAGGCGTGTGGCCGCCCACGGGGACTGATGGAAGGACACATCTGGAGACCTAAGGGCTGGTAAGATAGccgttttttgttttaaaaaccaaCCTTATTAATTCATACTCATTCCTCACAGACCAGACTATCCAATGATCTGAACATTTTGAACAGGTTTAAAGCAACAGTTGATACTGTGTTCATCTAGCAGAGATATTCTATTAAAACAAGAATCCCACTAAACTTTCTGGAACAGGCTGCGTGCCCTGCGGCCGCACATGAAGACAAAGGGCAGCTCCTCTGGTGTCTGCCTCCCCAGCTGGGGCCCCGAGCAATCATTAGGTGGCTCAGCTCAGGACAAGGCAGACCCAATCCTGCCCGCGGTTTTGTCACCGAGGGGCCAACATCAGGAGCAAGGAGCCCAATGAAATGACTCCGACCCATCGTCCCTGACACCGGGCGCACTGAGGGGTGGACGGGTCACACATCCTAACCAACTTCATCCAGGGGGGAACACGCCCAAGCAGACGCCCGGCACGAATCAGGAGTCGGCAACCCCCTGCCTCTTGACAGCCCGCTCGGTCAATGTTCCGCCAGGCCACTGACAAATGAGCGAAGCTGACCAGTGTGGTGTCATTCCGTCCCCTCAGGGGAACATGACGACGGGACAAGAACCCCGCACAGGGCCCCGGTCTCCGTGGGCAGCAGACTAGGTCTTGCTCCGCCGGAGAAGTGTGGCTGAGGGGCTGTGGCTGCCCTGGAACTTGAGGCTCTGCAGGTTGACGTGGGCCCCGTGCTTGAGCAGCGTCTCCACTGTCTTGGCGTGCCGGCCCTGGGCGGCCAGGTGCAGCGCGCTGAGGCCCTGCTCGTCGGCCAGGTTGAGCACGTCAGCGCTGACCAGCTCCTCCACCACCTCCGAGTGCCCGCTGGCGGCGGCCAGGTGCAGCGCCGTCTGGTTCCGGGGCCCCCGGGCCAGCACATCGGCCTTCTCCTCCACGAGCAGCTTGACAGTCGCCAGGTGCCCGTTCCGGGAAGCCAGGTGCAGGGCAGTGCAGCCCTCCGCGGTCACTGCCTCCCTGCTGGCGCCGCGATGCAGGAGCAGCCTGGCGGTGCTCGTGTGCCCCGTCTCCGCGGCGACGTGCAGTGGTGTCTGCGCGAGCAGGTTGCGGACATTGATGTCGGACCGCAGGTCGATGAGGATGCGGGCCACGCGGTAGTGCCCCCGCTGGGCGGCCAGGTGCAGGGGCGTCCTCCCGTCCAGCGTCTGGGCGTTCACGCTCACCCCCGGCTGTTTCGCCAGCAGCTTGACGATGGGCAGGTGGCCCTGCCAGGCGGCGTAGTGCAACGGCACCCAGGCGTCCTTCCCCTGCAGGCCCACGTCAACACCTCGGCGCAGCAGGATGCGCACGATGCTCTCCTGCCCGTGCTGGCAGGCCACGTGCATGGGCGTCCGGCCCTCGAAGTCCACCTCATTAATGGAGGCGTTCTTCTCCAGCAGCAGCCGCGTGCTGCACTCGTCCCCGTTCTGGGCCGCGAAGTGGAGGGCCGTCCACTGGTCCTCATCCGTGGCGTTGATGCTAATCTTCCGGGACAGCAGGAGCTCGACGACGCCCCGCACCCTCCTCTCCACAGCCAGGTGCAGGGGGGTGGAGCCCTTCCTGTTGGTCAGGTTGGGGTTGGCATTATTGAGGAGAAGCCACTTGACACACTCCTCCTGCCCAGCCTCCACAGCCAGGTGCAGCAGGCTGGCGCCACCGTCCAGGACCAGATCAACGTCCTGGGGCTGCAGGATCTTCATCAGCCTGCTGGTGTCCCCGTTCACGACGGCGTCCACGAGCTTCT
Proteins encoded:
- the RIPK4 gene encoding receptor-interacting serine/threonine-protein kinase 4 isoform X2 encodes the protein MPQRERMELLEEAKKMEMAKFRYILPVYGICQEPVGLVMEYMETGSLEKLLASEPLPWDLRFRIVHETAVGMNFLHCMSPPLLHLDLKPANILLDAHYHVKISDFGLAKCNGLSHSHDLSMDGLFGTIAYLPPERIREKSRLFDTKHDVYSFAIVMWGVLTQKKPFADEKNILHIMVKVVKGHRPELPPVCRPRPRACGNLIRLMQRCWHGDPRERPTFQEITSETEDLCEKPDEEVKEMTRDLDVKTPPAPKSEAPVPAPLKRASAPTFDTDCSLSELLSQLDSGISQTLEGPEELSRSSSESKLPSANSGKRLSGVSSVDSAFSSRGSLSLSFEREPSTGDLGTTDVQKKKLVDAVVNGDTSRLMKILQPQDVDLVLDGGASLLHLAVEAGQEECVKWLLLNNANPNLTNRKGSTPLHLAVERRVRGVVELLLSRKISINATDEDQWTALHFAAQNGDECSTRLLLEKNASINEVDFEGRTPMHVACQHGQESIVRILLRRGVDVGLQGKDAWVPLHYAAWQGHLPIVKLLAKQPGVSVNAQTLDGRTPLHLAAQRGHYRVARILIDLRSDINVRNLLAQTPLHVAAETGHTSTARLLLHRGASREAVTAEGCTALHLASRNGHLATVKLLVEEKADVLARGPRNQTALHLAAASGHSEVVEELVSADVLNLADEQGLSALHLAAQGRHAKTVETLLKHGAHVNLQSLKFQGSHSPSATLLRRSKT